One genomic window of Carassius auratus strain Wakin chromosome 14, ASM336829v1, whole genome shotgun sequence includes the following:
- the stx5a gene encoding syntaxin-5a, protein MTCRDRTLEFQSACKSLQGRQLQNGTHTKPAINAIKQRSDFTLMAKRIGKDLSNTFAKLEKLTILAKRKSLFDDKAVEIEELTYIIKQDINSLNKQIAQLQDFVRSRSGQNGRHIQTHSNTIVVSLQSKLASMSNDFKSVLEVRTENLKQQRSRREHFSQAPASASPLLTNNFNSSVLMQDESRSLGGEVAIDMDSRANPMQLQLIDEQDSYIQSRADTMQNIETTIVELGSIFQQLAHMVKEQEETIQRIDANVEDTQLNVEMAHTEILKYFQSVSSNRWLMIKIFLVLIIFFIIFVVFLA, encoded by the exons ATGACGTGTCGGGACCGCACACTTGAGTTCCAGTCGGCTTGTAAGTCACTGCAGGGGAGACAGTTACAG AATGGGACTCACACTAAACCTGCCATTAATGCCATTAAACAGCGCAGTGACTTCACTCTTATGGCCAA GCGAATTGGGAAAGACTTGAGCAACACGTTTGCCAAGCTTGAAAAGCTTACAATTT TGGCTAAGAGGAAGTCTTTGTTCGATGATAAAGCAGTGGAGATTGAGGAACTAACGTACATCATTAAACAG GACATCAACAGTCTGAACAAGCAGATAGCGCAGCTGCAAGACTTTGTACGATCCCGGAGTGGGCAAAACGGCCGCCACATCCAGACACATTCCAACACAATTGTTGTCTCCCTGCAG TCCAAGCTGGCATCAATGTCAAACGATTTCAAGTCAGTCCTGGAAGTGAGAACAGAG AATCTGAAGCAGCAGCGCAGCAGAAGAGAGCATTTCTCCCAGGCCCCTGCCTCAGCCTCTCCTCTGCTCACCAATAACTTCA ACAGCTCCGTTCTGATGCAGGATGAGTCCAGGAGTCTGGGAGGAGAGGTGGCCATCGACATGGACTCTAGAGCAAACCCTATGCAGCTGCAGCTCATCGATGAACAG GACTCGTATATCCAGAGCCGAGCAGATACCATGCAGAACATCGAGACCACCATTGTGGAGTTGGGTTCCATCTTTCAACAGCTGGCCCACATGGTCAAAGAGCAGGAAGAGACGATTCAGAG GATTGACGCCAATGTGGAGGACACCCAGCTGAATGTGGAAATGGCCCACACTGAGATACTGAAGTACTTCCAGTCTGTCTCCTCCAATCGCTGGCTCATGATCAAGATATTCCTCGTtctcatcatcttcttcatcatctttGTGGTCTTCCTCGCCTGA